One region of Brassica napus cultivar Da-Ae chromosome A10, Da-Ae, whole genome shotgun sequence genomic DNA includes:
- the LOC106419398 gene encoding protein MEI2-like 4 isoform X1, which translates to MPSDISEPRAGGTDLRTTPPQQKLYGFMKTNPVPEGGGDRSSNRPQQSSFSAALPSAIPNGRTSAASDSHWESSLFSSSFSEIFSRKLRLPRSDNLSFMPAYPEEEPSQSLQEMEAQTIGNLLPDEDDFFAGVVGHKSRANGGDDLDDCDLFSSVGGMELEGDVFSSVSQRAGKRGGSNVFGVGEPPRGEVSSRVLFVTNMDSIIEDYELRALFEQYGDVRALHTAGKNRGFILVSYYDIRAAQNAMRALHGRLLRGRKLDVHYHIPKENSGKENASEGALLVNNLDSSVSSEEFYRIVSSYGEIREVRRMMPENSQIYIEFFDVRTAEAALRGLNGLEIAGRQLKLAPYFPEGTSFTSQFAADDVEGGLPKMAFNNLSSAQIGRHYPGILASTSTNGGSMRMMHHSVGSPVNSFSERHQSRDIPIGMPTSTRIISASKPVGLQESGNPFDSSNTGIQSMPNLHPHSLHEYLDNFASGSPYKSSTAFSEMVSDGQKANEGFMMSNVRGVGVDGFNGGVIGSPANGGSHRANPNLWSSSNPSNGMMWPNSPSRVNGITSQRIPPVTGFSRASPLMVNMASSPVHHHIGSAPVFNSPFWDRRQTYVAEPPESSGFHFGSHGSMGYPGSSSSHAMEMASHKVFSHAGGNRMDANSSNAVSRSSRQMPHFLSGRNPMLSVPGSFDLPNERYRNLSQRRSEFSSSNAEKKLFELDVDRILRGEDSRTTLMIKNIPNKYTSKMLLAAIDEYCKGTYDFLYLPIDFKNKCNVGYAFINLTEPENIVPFYKAFNGKKWEKFNSEKVAYLAYGRIQGKSALIAHFQNSSLMNEDKRCRPILFHTDGPNAGDQEPFPMGTNIRSRPGKHRTSSIENYNNNFSSSSENREEPPNGTDSF; encoded by the exons ATGCCATCTGATATATCGGAACCCAGAGCTGGAGGAACAGACCTTCGCACCACTCCTCCTCAG cAGAAACTGTATGGGTTCATGAAAACCAATCCAGTGCCTGAAGGTGGCGGGGACAGAAGTTCTAATCGACCGCAACAATCAAGCTTCTCTGCGGCTCTTCCATCTGCTATCCCTAATGGAAGAACATCAGCTGCAAGTGATTCTCACTGGGAGAGCAGCCTCTTTTCCAGCTCCTTCTCTGAAATATTCAGTAGAAAAC TAAGGCTACCAAGAAGTGATAATTTGTCCTTTATGCCTGCGTACCCCGAGGAAGAACCTTCTCAGTCTTTACAAGAGATGGAGGCTCAAACCATTGGAAACCTtcttccagatgaggacgattTTTTTGCTGGAGTGGTCGGCCATAAGTCTCGTGCCAATGGAGGAGATGATTTGGATGATTGTGATCTATTCAGCAGTGTTGGTGGCATGGAACTAGAGGGCGATGTTTTTTCGTCTGTGAGTCAAAGAGCCGGTAAGAGAGGAGGCAGCAATGTTTTCGGTGTTGGTGAGCCCCCTCGAGGAGAGGTTTCATCCAGAGTACTTTTTGTTACGAATATGGATAGCATCATTGAAGATTACGAGCTCAGGGCCCTTTTTGAG CAATATGGAGATGTCCGGGCTCTTCATACGGCTGGCAAGAATCGTGGCTTTATCCTGGTATCATACTATGATATAAGGGCTGCTCAGAATGCGATGAGAGCACTCCACGGTAGGCTCTTAAGGGGAAGGAAGCTTGATGTTCATTACCATATCCCAAAG GAAAATTCTGGAAAAGAGAACGCCAGCGAAGGAGCTCTGTTGGTTAATAATCTGGATTCTTCTGTATCCAGTGAAGAGTTTTACAGAATTGTTAGTTCATACGGAGAAATCAGAGAG GTTCGTCGAATGATGCCTGAGAATTCACAGATATACATAGAGTTCTTTGATGTTCGAACCGCAGAGGCCGCTCTCCGAGGACTAAATGGGCTTGAGATTGCTGGGAGGCAGCTTAAACTTGCGCCATACTTTCCAGAGGGAACAAG TTTCACTTCACAGTTTGCTGCAGATGATGTTGAGGGAGGTCTACCTAAAATGGCTTTTAATAATCTTTCATCAGCACAGATAG GAAGACATTACCCAGGAATATTAGCTTCAACCTCCACCAATGGTGGATCTATGCGCATGATGCATCATTCTGTTGGGTCACCTGTGAACTCCTTCTCTGAACGTCATCAGAGTCGAGATATTCCTATTGGAATGCCAACATCGACCAGAATCATCTCCGCTAGCAAGCCTGTTGGTCTTCAAGAGTCTGGAAACCCTTTTGATAGTTCAAACACGGGGATCCAAAGCATGCCAAACCTCCATCCTCATTCTCTTCATGAATACCTTGACAACTTTGCAAGTGGTAGTCCATACAAATCCTCTACCGCATTCTCTGAAATGGTCAGTGATGGCCAGAAAGCAAATGAAGGCTTTATGATGAGCAATGTTCGTGGAGTTGGCGTAGATGGGTTTAATGGAGGTG TCATAGGATCACCGGCAAATGGAGGATCCCATCGTGCGAATCCCAACTTGTGGAGCAGCTCTAACCCGTCAAATGGCATGATGTGGCCTAACTCACCATCTCGCGTCAACGGCATTACTTCTCAGCGCATCCCACCTGTTACTGGATTCTCTAGAGCATCTCCTTTAATGGTGAACATGGCATCATCGCCTGTGCACCACCACATTGGATCTGCCCCGGTCTTCAACTCGCCATTTTGGGATAGAAGACAGACCTATGTAGCTGAACCACCAGAATCTTCTGGATTTCACTTTGGTTCTCACGGTAGCATGGGATATCCTGGCTCTTCTTCCTCACATGCAATGGAAATGGCTTCTCATAAGGTTTTTTCTCATGCTGGTGGGAATCGCATGGATGCCAATTCCAGCAATGCTGTTTCGCGATCATCGCGACAGATGCCCCACTTCTTGTCTGGAAGGAACCCGATGCTCTCAGTGCCAGGCTCATTTGACTTGCCTAATGAACGATACAGAAACCTCTCTCAGAGAAGAAGCGAGTTTAGCTCTAGTAATGCTGAGAAGAAACTGTTTGAGCTTGATGTTGATCGCATATTGCGCGGGGAGGACAGCAGAACTACATTGATGATCAAAAACATTCCTAACAA GTATACTTCTAAGATGCTCCTAGCTGCCATTGATGAGTACTGTAAAGGAACATATGACTTCCTTTATTTGCCTATTGATTTCAAG AACAAATGCAATGTGGGATATGCTTTCATCAACCTCACCGAACCTGAAAATATTGTCCCGTTTTACAAG GCATTCAATGGTAAGAAGTGGGAAAAATTCAACAGCGAGAAGGTGGCATATCTTGCGTATGGTCGGATCCAGGGAAAATCAGCTCTTATTGCTCATTTCCAGAACTCAAGTTTGATGAACGAAGACAAACGTTGTCGGCCTATTCTCTTTCACACCGATGGTCCAAATGCTGGTGATCAG GAACCATTCCCAATGGGTACGAACATCAGGTCAAGACCAGGGAAGCATCGAACAAGTAGCATCGAGAACTACAACAACAACTTTAGCAGCAGCTCAGAGAACAGAGAAGAGCCTCCAAATGGGACGGACTCGTTCTAA
- the LOC106419398 gene encoding protein MEI2-like 4 isoform X4 has product MPSDISEPRAGGTDLRTTPPQKLYGFMKTNPVPEGGGDRSSNRPQQSSFSAALPSAIPNGRTSAASDSHWESSLFSSSFSEIFSRKLRLPRSDNLSFMPAYPEEEPSQSLQEMEAQTIGNLLPDEDDFFAGVVGHKSRANGGDDLDDCDLFSSVGGMELEGDVFSSVSQRAGKRGGSNVFGVGEPPRGEVSSRVLFVTNMDSIIEDYELRALFEQYGDVRALHTAGKNRGFILVSYYDIRAAQNAMRALHGRLLRGRKLDVHYHIPKENSGKENASEGALLVNNLDSSVSSEEFYRIVSSYGEIREVRRMMPENSQIYIEFFDVRTAEAALRGLNGLEIAGRQLKLAPYFPEGTSFTSQFAADDVEGGLPKMAFNNLSSAQIGRHYPGILASTSTNGGSMRMMHHSVGSPVNSFSERHQSRDIPIGMPTSTRIISASKPVGLQESGNPFDSSNTGIQSMPNLHPHSLHEYLDNFASGSPYKSSTAFSEMVSDGQKANEGFMMSNVRGVGVDGFNGGGSPANGGSHRANPNLWSSSNPSNGMMWPNSPSRVNGITSQRIPPVTGFSRASPLMVNMASSPVHHHIGSAPVFNSPFWDRRQTYVAEPPESSGFHFGSHGSMGYPGSSSSHAMEMASHKVFSHAGGNRMDANSSNAVSRSSRQMPHFLSGRNPMLSVPGSFDLPNERYRNLSQRRSEFSSSNAEKKLFELDVDRILRGEDSRTTLMIKNIPNKYTSKMLLAAIDEYCKGTYDFLYLPIDFKNKCNVGYAFINLTEPENIVPFYKAFNGKKWEKFNSEKVAYLAYGRIQGKSALIAHFQNSSLMNEDKRCRPILFHTDGPNAGDQEPFPMGTNIRSRPGKHRTSSIENYNNNFSSSSENREEPPNGTDSF; this is encoded by the exons ATGCCATCTGATATATCGGAACCCAGAGCTGGAGGAACAGACCTTCGCACCACTCCTCCTCAG AAACTGTATGGGTTCATGAAAACCAATCCAGTGCCTGAAGGTGGCGGGGACAGAAGTTCTAATCGACCGCAACAATCAAGCTTCTCTGCGGCTCTTCCATCTGCTATCCCTAATGGAAGAACATCAGCTGCAAGTGATTCTCACTGGGAGAGCAGCCTCTTTTCCAGCTCCTTCTCTGAAATATTCAGTAGAAAAC TAAGGCTACCAAGAAGTGATAATTTGTCCTTTATGCCTGCGTACCCCGAGGAAGAACCTTCTCAGTCTTTACAAGAGATGGAGGCTCAAACCATTGGAAACCTtcttccagatgaggacgattTTTTTGCTGGAGTGGTCGGCCATAAGTCTCGTGCCAATGGAGGAGATGATTTGGATGATTGTGATCTATTCAGCAGTGTTGGTGGCATGGAACTAGAGGGCGATGTTTTTTCGTCTGTGAGTCAAAGAGCCGGTAAGAGAGGAGGCAGCAATGTTTTCGGTGTTGGTGAGCCCCCTCGAGGAGAGGTTTCATCCAGAGTACTTTTTGTTACGAATATGGATAGCATCATTGAAGATTACGAGCTCAGGGCCCTTTTTGAG CAATATGGAGATGTCCGGGCTCTTCATACGGCTGGCAAGAATCGTGGCTTTATCCTGGTATCATACTATGATATAAGGGCTGCTCAGAATGCGATGAGAGCACTCCACGGTAGGCTCTTAAGGGGAAGGAAGCTTGATGTTCATTACCATATCCCAAAG GAAAATTCTGGAAAAGAGAACGCCAGCGAAGGAGCTCTGTTGGTTAATAATCTGGATTCTTCTGTATCCAGTGAAGAGTTTTACAGAATTGTTAGTTCATACGGAGAAATCAGAGAG GTTCGTCGAATGATGCCTGAGAATTCACAGATATACATAGAGTTCTTTGATGTTCGAACCGCAGAGGCCGCTCTCCGAGGACTAAATGGGCTTGAGATTGCTGGGAGGCAGCTTAAACTTGCGCCATACTTTCCAGAGGGAACAAG TTTCACTTCACAGTTTGCTGCAGATGATGTTGAGGGAGGTCTACCTAAAATGGCTTTTAATAATCTTTCATCAGCACAGATAG GAAGACATTACCCAGGAATATTAGCTTCAACCTCCACCAATGGTGGATCTATGCGCATGATGCATCATTCTGTTGGGTCACCTGTGAACTCCTTCTCTGAACGTCATCAGAGTCGAGATATTCCTATTGGAATGCCAACATCGACCAGAATCATCTCCGCTAGCAAGCCTGTTGGTCTTCAAGAGTCTGGAAACCCTTTTGATAGTTCAAACACGGGGATCCAAAGCATGCCAAACCTCCATCCTCATTCTCTTCATGAATACCTTGACAACTTTGCAAGTGGTAGTCCATACAAATCCTCTACCGCATTCTCTGAAATGGTCAGTGATGGCCAGAAAGCAAATGAAGGCTTTATGATGAGCAATGTTCGTGGAGTTGGCGTAGATGGGTTTAATGGAGGTG GATCACCGGCAAATGGAGGATCCCATCGTGCGAATCCCAACTTGTGGAGCAGCTCTAACCCGTCAAATGGCATGATGTGGCCTAACTCACCATCTCGCGTCAACGGCATTACTTCTCAGCGCATCCCACCTGTTACTGGATTCTCTAGAGCATCTCCTTTAATGGTGAACATGGCATCATCGCCTGTGCACCACCACATTGGATCTGCCCCGGTCTTCAACTCGCCATTTTGGGATAGAAGACAGACCTATGTAGCTGAACCACCAGAATCTTCTGGATTTCACTTTGGTTCTCACGGTAGCATGGGATATCCTGGCTCTTCTTCCTCACATGCAATGGAAATGGCTTCTCATAAGGTTTTTTCTCATGCTGGTGGGAATCGCATGGATGCCAATTCCAGCAATGCTGTTTCGCGATCATCGCGACAGATGCCCCACTTCTTGTCTGGAAGGAACCCGATGCTCTCAGTGCCAGGCTCATTTGACTTGCCTAATGAACGATACAGAAACCTCTCTCAGAGAAGAAGCGAGTTTAGCTCTAGTAATGCTGAGAAGAAACTGTTTGAGCTTGATGTTGATCGCATATTGCGCGGGGAGGACAGCAGAACTACATTGATGATCAAAAACATTCCTAACAA GTATACTTCTAAGATGCTCCTAGCTGCCATTGATGAGTACTGTAAAGGAACATATGACTTCCTTTATTTGCCTATTGATTTCAAG AACAAATGCAATGTGGGATATGCTTTCATCAACCTCACCGAACCTGAAAATATTGTCCCGTTTTACAAG GCATTCAATGGTAAGAAGTGGGAAAAATTCAACAGCGAGAAGGTGGCATATCTTGCGTATGGTCGGATCCAGGGAAAATCAGCTCTTATTGCTCATTTCCAGAACTCAAGTTTGATGAACGAAGACAAACGTTGTCGGCCTATTCTCTTTCACACCGATGGTCCAAATGCTGGTGATCAG GAACCATTCCCAATGGGTACGAACATCAGGTCAAGACCAGGGAAGCATCGAACAAGTAGCATCGAGAACTACAACAACAACTTTAGCAGCAGCTCAGAGAACAGAGAAGAGCCTCCAAATGGGACGGACTCGTTCTAA
- the LOC106419398 gene encoding protein MEI2-like 4 isoform X3 — protein sequence MPSDISEPRAGGTDLRTTPPQQKLYGFMKTNPVPEGGGDRSSNRPQQSSFSAALPSAIPNGRTSAASDSHWESSLFSSSFSEIFSRKLRLPRSDNLSFMPAYPEEEPSQSLQEMEAQTIGNLLPDEDDFFAGVVGHKSRANGGDDLDDCDLFSSVGGMELEGDVFSSVSQRAGKRGGSNVFGVGEPPRGEVSSRVLFVTNMDSIIEDYELRALFEQYGDVRALHTAGKNRGFILVSYYDIRAAQNAMRALHGRLLRGRKLDVHYHIPKENSGKENASEGALLVNNLDSSVSSEEFYRIVSSYGEIREVRRMMPENSQIYIEFFDVRTAEAALRGLNGLEIAGRQLKLAPYFPEGTSFTSQFAADDVEGGLPKMAFNNLSSAQIGRHYPGILASTSTNGGSMRMMHHSVGSPVNSFSERHQSRDIPIGMPTSTRIISASKPVGLQESGNPFDSSNTGIQSMPNLHPHSLHEYLDNFASGSPYKSSTAFSEMVSDGQKANEGFMMSNVRGVGVDGFNGGGSPANGGSHRANPNLWSSSNPSNGMMWPNSPSRVNGITSQRIPPVTGFSRASPLMVNMASSPVHHHIGSAPVFNSPFWDRRQTYVAEPPESSGFHFGSHGSMGYPGSSSSHAMEMASHKVFSHAGGNRMDANSSNAVSRSSRQMPHFLSGRNPMLSVPGSFDLPNERYRNLSQRRSEFSSSNAEKKLFELDVDRILRGEDSRTTLMIKNIPNKYTSKMLLAAIDEYCKGTYDFLYLPIDFKNKCNVGYAFINLTEPENIVPFYKAFNGKKWEKFNSEKVAYLAYGRIQGKSALIAHFQNSSLMNEDKRCRPILFHTDGPNAGDQEPFPMGTNIRSRPGKHRTSSIENYNNNFSSSSENREEPPNGTDSF from the exons ATGCCATCTGATATATCGGAACCCAGAGCTGGAGGAACAGACCTTCGCACCACTCCTCCTCAG cAGAAACTGTATGGGTTCATGAAAACCAATCCAGTGCCTGAAGGTGGCGGGGACAGAAGTTCTAATCGACCGCAACAATCAAGCTTCTCTGCGGCTCTTCCATCTGCTATCCCTAATGGAAGAACATCAGCTGCAAGTGATTCTCACTGGGAGAGCAGCCTCTTTTCCAGCTCCTTCTCTGAAATATTCAGTAGAAAAC TAAGGCTACCAAGAAGTGATAATTTGTCCTTTATGCCTGCGTACCCCGAGGAAGAACCTTCTCAGTCTTTACAAGAGATGGAGGCTCAAACCATTGGAAACCTtcttccagatgaggacgattTTTTTGCTGGAGTGGTCGGCCATAAGTCTCGTGCCAATGGAGGAGATGATTTGGATGATTGTGATCTATTCAGCAGTGTTGGTGGCATGGAACTAGAGGGCGATGTTTTTTCGTCTGTGAGTCAAAGAGCCGGTAAGAGAGGAGGCAGCAATGTTTTCGGTGTTGGTGAGCCCCCTCGAGGAGAGGTTTCATCCAGAGTACTTTTTGTTACGAATATGGATAGCATCATTGAAGATTACGAGCTCAGGGCCCTTTTTGAG CAATATGGAGATGTCCGGGCTCTTCATACGGCTGGCAAGAATCGTGGCTTTATCCTGGTATCATACTATGATATAAGGGCTGCTCAGAATGCGATGAGAGCACTCCACGGTAGGCTCTTAAGGGGAAGGAAGCTTGATGTTCATTACCATATCCCAAAG GAAAATTCTGGAAAAGAGAACGCCAGCGAAGGAGCTCTGTTGGTTAATAATCTGGATTCTTCTGTATCCAGTGAAGAGTTTTACAGAATTGTTAGTTCATACGGAGAAATCAGAGAG GTTCGTCGAATGATGCCTGAGAATTCACAGATATACATAGAGTTCTTTGATGTTCGAACCGCAGAGGCCGCTCTCCGAGGACTAAATGGGCTTGAGATTGCTGGGAGGCAGCTTAAACTTGCGCCATACTTTCCAGAGGGAACAAG TTTCACTTCACAGTTTGCTGCAGATGATGTTGAGGGAGGTCTACCTAAAATGGCTTTTAATAATCTTTCATCAGCACAGATAG GAAGACATTACCCAGGAATATTAGCTTCAACCTCCACCAATGGTGGATCTATGCGCATGATGCATCATTCTGTTGGGTCACCTGTGAACTCCTTCTCTGAACGTCATCAGAGTCGAGATATTCCTATTGGAATGCCAACATCGACCAGAATCATCTCCGCTAGCAAGCCTGTTGGTCTTCAAGAGTCTGGAAACCCTTTTGATAGTTCAAACACGGGGATCCAAAGCATGCCAAACCTCCATCCTCATTCTCTTCATGAATACCTTGACAACTTTGCAAGTGGTAGTCCATACAAATCCTCTACCGCATTCTCTGAAATGGTCAGTGATGGCCAGAAAGCAAATGAAGGCTTTATGATGAGCAATGTTCGTGGAGTTGGCGTAGATGGGTTTAATGGAGGTG GATCACCGGCAAATGGAGGATCCCATCGTGCGAATCCCAACTTGTGGAGCAGCTCTAACCCGTCAAATGGCATGATGTGGCCTAACTCACCATCTCGCGTCAACGGCATTACTTCTCAGCGCATCCCACCTGTTACTGGATTCTCTAGAGCATCTCCTTTAATGGTGAACATGGCATCATCGCCTGTGCACCACCACATTGGATCTGCCCCGGTCTTCAACTCGCCATTTTGGGATAGAAGACAGACCTATGTAGCTGAACCACCAGAATCTTCTGGATTTCACTTTGGTTCTCACGGTAGCATGGGATATCCTGGCTCTTCTTCCTCACATGCAATGGAAATGGCTTCTCATAAGGTTTTTTCTCATGCTGGTGGGAATCGCATGGATGCCAATTCCAGCAATGCTGTTTCGCGATCATCGCGACAGATGCCCCACTTCTTGTCTGGAAGGAACCCGATGCTCTCAGTGCCAGGCTCATTTGACTTGCCTAATGAACGATACAGAAACCTCTCTCAGAGAAGAAGCGAGTTTAGCTCTAGTAATGCTGAGAAGAAACTGTTTGAGCTTGATGTTGATCGCATATTGCGCGGGGAGGACAGCAGAACTACATTGATGATCAAAAACATTCCTAACAA GTATACTTCTAAGATGCTCCTAGCTGCCATTGATGAGTACTGTAAAGGAACATATGACTTCCTTTATTTGCCTATTGATTTCAAG AACAAATGCAATGTGGGATATGCTTTCATCAACCTCACCGAACCTGAAAATATTGTCCCGTTTTACAAG GCATTCAATGGTAAGAAGTGGGAAAAATTCAACAGCGAGAAGGTGGCATATCTTGCGTATGGTCGGATCCAGGGAAAATCAGCTCTTATTGCTCATTTCCAGAACTCAAGTTTGATGAACGAAGACAAACGTTGTCGGCCTATTCTCTTTCACACCGATGGTCCAAATGCTGGTGATCAG GAACCATTCCCAATGGGTACGAACATCAGGTCAAGACCAGGGAAGCATCGAACAAGTAGCATCGAGAACTACAACAACAACTTTAGCAGCAGCTCAGAGAACAGAGAAGAGCCTCCAAATGGGACGGACTCGTTCTAA
- the LOC106419398 gene encoding protein MEI2-like 4 isoform X2, which produces MPSDISEPRAGGTDLRTTPPQKLYGFMKTNPVPEGGGDRSSNRPQQSSFSAALPSAIPNGRTSAASDSHWESSLFSSSFSEIFSRKLRLPRSDNLSFMPAYPEEEPSQSLQEMEAQTIGNLLPDEDDFFAGVVGHKSRANGGDDLDDCDLFSSVGGMELEGDVFSSVSQRAGKRGGSNVFGVGEPPRGEVSSRVLFVTNMDSIIEDYELRALFEQYGDVRALHTAGKNRGFILVSYYDIRAAQNAMRALHGRLLRGRKLDVHYHIPKENSGKENASEGALLVNNLDSSVSSEEFYRIVSSYGEIREVRRMMPENSQIYIEFFDVRTAEAALRGLNGLEIAGRQLKLAPYFPEGTSFTSQFAADDVEGGLPKMAFNNLSSAQIGRHYPGILASTSTNGGSMRMMHHSVGSPVNSFSERHQSRDIPIGMPTSTRIISASKPVGLQESGNPFDSSNTGIQSMPNLHPHSLHEYLDNFASGSPYKSSTAFSEMVSDGQKANEGFMMSNVRGVGVDGFNGGVIGSPANGGSHRANPNLWSSSNPSNGMMWPNSPSRVNGITSQRIPPVTGFSRASPLMVNMASSPVHHHIGSAPVFNSPFWDRRQTYVAEPPESSGFHFGSHGSMGYPGSSSSHAMEMASHKVFSHAGGNRMDANSSNAVSRSSRQMPHFLSGRNPMLSVPGSFDLPNERYRNLSQRRSEFSSSNAEKKLFELDVDRILRGEDSRTTLMIKNIPNKYTSKMLLAAIDEYCKGTYDFLYLPIDFKNKCNVGYAFINLTEPENIVPFYKAFNGKKWEKFNSEKVAYLAYGRIQGKSALIAHFQNSSLMNEDKRCRPILFHTDGPNAGDQEPFPMGTNIRSRPGKHRTSSIENYNNNFSSSSENREEPPNGTDSF; this is translated from the exons ATGCCATCTGATATATCGGAACCCAGAGCTGGAGGAACAGACCTTCGCACCACTCCTCCTCAG AAACTGTATGGGTTCATGAAAACCAATCCAGTGCCTGAAGGTGGCGGGGACAGAAGTTCTAATCGACCGCAACAATCAAGCTTCTCTGCGGCTCTTCCATCTGCTATCCCTAATGGAAGAACATCAGCTGCAAGTGATTCTCACTGGGAGAGCAGCCTCTTTTCCAGCTCCTTCTCTGAAATATTCAGTAGAAAAC TAAGGCTACCAAGAAGTGATAATTTGTCCTTTATGCCTGCGTACCCCGAGGAAGAACCTTCTCAGTCTTTACAAGAGATGGAGGCTCAAACCATTGGAAACCTtcttccagatgaggacgattTTTTTGCTGGAGTGGTCGGCCATAAGTCTCGTGCCAATGGAGGAGATGATTTGGATGATTGTGATCTATTCAGCAGTGTTGGTGGCATGGAACTAGAGGGCGATGTTTTTTCGTCTGTGAGTCAAAGAGCCGGTAAGAGAGGAGGCAGCAATGTTTTCGGTGTTGGTGAGCCCCCTCGAGGAGAGGTTTCATCCAGAGTACTTTTTGTTACGAATATGGATAGCATCATTGAAGATTACGAGCTCAGGGCCCTTTTTGAG CAATATGGAGATGTCCGGGCTCTTCATACGGCTGGCAAGAATCGTGGCTTTATCCTGGTATCATACTATGATATAAGGGCTGCTCAGAATGCGATGAGAGCACTCCACGGTAGGCTCTTAAGGGGAAGGAAGCTTGATGTTCATTACCATATCCCAAAG GAAAATTCTGGAAAAGAGAACGCCAGCGAAGGAGCTCTGTTGGTTAATAATCTGGATTCTTCTGTATCCAGTGAAGAGTTTTACAGAATTGTTAGTTCATACGGAGAAATCAGAGAG GTTCGTCGAATGATGCCTGAGAATTCACAGATATACATAGAGTTCTTTGATGTTCGAACCGCAGAGGCCGCTCTCCGAGGACTAAATGGGCTTGAGATTGCTGGGAGGCAGCTTAAACTTGCGCCATACTTTCCAGAGGGAACAAG TTTCACTTCACAGTTTGCTGCAGATGATGTTGAGGGAGGTCTACCTAAAATGGCTTTTAATAATCTTTCATCAGCACAGATAG GAAGACATTACCCAGGAATATTAGCTTCAACCTCCACCAATGGTGGATCTATGCGCATGATGCATCATTCTGTTGGGTCACCTGTGAACTCCTTCTCTGAACGTCATCAGAGTCGAGATATTCCTATTGGAATGCCAACATCGACCAGAATCATCTCCGCTAGCAAGCCTGTTGGTCTTCAAGAGTCTGGAAACCCTTTTGATAGTTCAAACACGGGGATCCAAAGCATGCCAAACCTCCATCCTCATTCTCTTCATGAATACCTTGACAACTTTGCAAGTGGTAGTCCATACAAATCCTCTACCGCATTCTCTGAAATGGTCAGTGATGGCCAGAAAGCAAATGAAGGCTTTATGATGAGCAATGTTCGTGGAGTTGGCGTAGATGGGTTTAATGGAGGTG TCATAGGATCACCGGCAAATGGAGGATCCCATCGTGCGAATCCCAACTTGTGGAGCAGCTCTAACCCGTCAAATGGCATGATGTGGCCTAACTCACCATCTCGCGTCAACGGCATTACTTCTCAGCGCATCCCACCTGTTACTGGATTCTCTAGAGCATCTCCTTTAATGGTGAACATGGCATCATCGCCTGTGCACCACCACATTGGATCTGCCCCGGTCTTCAACTCGCCATTTTGGGATAGAAGACAGACCTATGTAGCTGAACCACCAGAATCTTCTGGATTTCACTTTGGTTCTCACGGTAGCATGGGATATCCTGGCTCTTCTTCCTCACATGCAATGGAAATGGCTTCTCATAAGGTTTTTTCTCATGCTGGTGGGAATCGCATGGATGCCAATTCCAGCAATGCTGTTTCGCGATCATCGCGACAGATGCCCCACTTCTTGTCTGGAAGGAACCCGATGCTCTCAGTGCCAGGCTCATTTGACTTGCCTAATGAACGATACAGAAACCTCTCTCAGAGAAGAAGCGAGTTTAGCTCTAGTAATGCTGAGAAGAAACTGTTTGAGCTTGATGTTGATCGCATATTGCGCGGGGAGGACAGCAGAACTACATTGATGATCAAAAACATTCCTAACAA GTATACTTCTAAGATGCTCCTAGCTGCCATTGATGAGTACTGTAAAGGAACATATGACTTCCTTTATTTGCCTATTGATTTCAAG AACAAATGCAATGTGGGATATGCTTTCATCAACCTCACCGAACCTGAAAATATTGTCCCGTTTTACAAG GCATTCAATGGTAAGAAGTGGGAAAAATTCAACAGCGAGAAGGTGGCATATCTTGCGTATGGTCGGATCCAGGGAAAATCAGCTCTTATTGCTCATTTCCAGAACTCAAGTTTGATGAACGAAGACAAACGTTGTCGGCCTATTCTCTTTCACACCGATGGTCCAAATGCTGGTGATCAG GAACCATTCCCAATGGGTACGAACATCAGGTCAAGACCAGGGAAGCATCGAACAAGTAGCATCGAGAACTACAACAACAACTTTAGCAGCAGCTCAGAGAACAGAGAAGAGCCTCCAAATGGGACGGACTCGTTCTAA